The Procambarus clarkii isolate CNS0578487 chromosome 76, FALCON_Pclarkii_2.0, whole genome shotgun sequence genome includes a window with the following:
- the LOC138357139 gene encoding GATA zinc finger domain-containing protein 14-like: MAGVFSEGEIFLSNTCTPVESGASIDRVLCCQMSPPFRNTNTLHQDTNTLHQDTNTLHQDTNSLHQDTNTLHQDINTLHQDTNTLNQDTNTLHQDINTLHQDTNTLHQDTNTLNQDTNTLHQDTNTLHQDTNTLNQDTNTLHQDINTLHQDTNTLHQDTNTLHQDINTLHQDTITLHQDTNTLHQDINTLHQDTNTLHQDTITLHQDTNTLHQDTNTLHPDSNTLHQDTNTLHQDSNTLHQDTNTLHPDSNTLHQDTNTLHQDTNTLHQDTNTLHQDINTLHQDSNTLNQDTNTLHQDTNTLHQDTNTLHQDTNTLHQDTNTLHQDTNTLHQDTNTLHQDTNTLHQDINTLHQDSNTLNQDTNTLHQDTNTLHQDTNTLHQDTNTLHQDTNTLHQDINTLHQDTNTLHQDTNTLHQDTNTLHQDTNTLHQDTNTLHQDINTLLHDNNTLHQDTNTLHQDNNTLHQDTNTLHQDINTLLHDNNTLHQDTKTLHQDTNTRHHDTNTLHEDTNTLHQDTNTLHQDTNTLHQEINNHVQVPHVCPK; the protein is encoded by the coding sequence ACACCAACACTCTACACCAAGACACCAACACTCTACACCAAGACACCAACACTCTACACCAAGACACCAACTCTCTACACCAAGACACCAACACTCTACACCAAGACATCAACACTCTACACCAAGACACCAACACTCTGAACCAGGACACCAACACTCTACACCAAGACATCAACACTCTACACCAAGACACCAACACTCTACACCAAGACACCAACACTCTGAACCAGGACACCAACACTCTACACCAAGACACCAACACTCTACACCAAGACACCAACACTCTGAACCAGGACACCAACACTCTACACCAAGACATCAACACTCTACACCAAGACACCAACACTCTACACCAAGACACCAACACTCTACACCAAGACATCAACACTCTACACCAAGACACCATCACTCTACACCAAGACACCAACACTCTACACCAAGACATCAACACTCTACACCAAGACACCAACACTCTACACCAAGACACCATCACTCTACACCAAGACACCAACACTCTACACCAAGACACCAACACTCTACACCCAGACAGCAATACTCTACATCAAGACACCAACACTCTACACCAAGACAGCAACACTCTACACCAAGACACCAACACTCTACACCCAGACAGCAATACTCTACACCAAGACACCAACACTCTACACCAAGACACCAACACTCTACACCAAGACACCAACACTCTACACCAAGACATCAACACTCTACACCAAGACAGCAACACTCTGAACCAGGACACCAACACTCTACACCAAGACACCAACACTCTACACCAAGACACCAACACTCTACACCAAGACACCAACACTCTACACCAAGACACCAACACTCTACACCAAGACACCAACACTCTACACCAAGACACCAACACTCTACACCAAGACACCAACACTCTACACCAAGACATCAACACTCTACACCAAGACAGCAACACTCTGAACCAGGACACCAACACTCTACACCAAGACACCAACACTCTACACCAAGACACCAACACTCTACACCAAGACACCAACACTCTACACCAAGACACCAACACTCTACACCAAGACATCAACACTCTACACCAAGACACCAACACTCTACACCAAGACACCAACACTCTACACCAAGACACCAACACTCTACACCAAGACACCAACACTCTACACCAAGACACCAACACTCTACACCAAGACATCAACACTCTACTCCACGACAACAACACTCTACACCAAGACACCAACACTCTACACCAAGACAACAACACTCTACACCAAGACACCAACACTCTACACCAAGACATCAACACTCTACTCCACGACAACAACACTCTACACCAAGACACCAAAACTCTACACCAAGACACCAACACTCGACACCATGACACCAACACTTTACACGAAGataccaacactctacaccaaGACACCAACACTCTACACCAAGACACCAACACTTTACACCAAGAAATCAACAATCACGTTcaagttcctcacgtgtgccccaaataa